Proteins encoded within one genomic window of Gambusia affinis linkage group LG09, SWU_Gaff_1.0, whole genome shotgun sequence:
- the LOC122837559 gene encoding gamma-aminobutyric acid receptor subunit pi, whose protein sequence is MTVQLNELLLLCLTITQGGCMFPNNHWGEWNGSQLQPTIQRLMKGYNRYLRPNFNEGPVEIGMSLDIASIDAISEINMDYTATIFLRQRWRDSRLVFPGNESVSVDGRLVSLLWIPDTFIPDSKRSFLHDVTVENRLIRIFSNGTVLYALRITATIACNMDLTKYPMDKQVCTLQLESWGYNIQDVVFYWTRGNDSVKGLDTLRLAQYSVESYYTSVTEAVYETGHYPKLVLHFSLRRNVLFFILETYVPSILLVVLSWVSFWISQSSVPARTCIGVTTVLTMTTLMMGARTSLPNANCFIKAIDVYLGICFTFIFGALLEYACAHFYTMQHQTIEDLHRELLREFAESNGNALVSIVNSSQPNQSVEVGTTAEEPAEEPAKGDANNPAASTEKAQSQGCGLSSVKDASRRAAAVFIVENPHNIDRHSRTAFPTAFLFVNILYWLYYLFL, encoded by the exons ATGACTGTCCAGCTGAATgagcttctcctcctctgccttACCATCACACAGGG TGGTTGCATGTTCCCTAACAACCACTGGGGTGAATGGAACGGCTCTCAGCTTCAGCCCACAATTCAGAGACTCATGAAGGGATACAACCGCTACCTAAGGCCTAACTTCAACG AAGGTCCTGTGGAGATTGGAATGAGTCTGGATATCGCCAGCATCGACGCCATCTCTGAAATAAATATG GACTACACAGCGACCATCTTTCTCCGTCAGCGGTGGCGCGACTCCCGGCTGGTGTTTCCCGGGAACGAGAGCGTGAGCGTGGATGGACGGCTGGTGTCGTTACTTTGGATCCCGGACACCTTCATCCCGGACTCAAAGCGCTCCTTCCTTCACGACGTGACGGTGGAGAACCGCCTCATCCGCATCTTCAGCAACGGCACCGTTCTTTACGCACTCCG CATCACGGCTACAATTGCCTGCAACATGGACCTGACCAAATACCCCATGGACAAACAGGTGTGCACCCTGCAGCTGGAGAGCT GGGGCTACAACATACAGGACGTGGTGTTCTACTGGACTAGAGGGAACGACTCTGTGAAGGGTTTGGACACCTTGCGGCTGGCTCAGTACAGCGTGGAGAGCTACTACACCTCGGTGACGGAGGCTGTGTACGAAACAG GTCATTACCCCAAGCTGGTGCTGCATTTTTCCCTGCGCAGAAATGTCCTGTTCTTTATCTTGGAGACATATGTCCCTTCCATTCTGCTTGTGGTTCTCTCCTGGGTCTCTTTCTGGATCAGCCAATCATCTGTGCCAGCCCGAACGTGCATCG GAGTGACCACCGTCCTGACCATGACCACTCTCATGATGGGGGCCCGCACATCCCTGCCAAACGCTAACTGCTTCATAAAGGCCATAGATGTTTACTTGGGCATCTGCTTCACCTTCATCTTCGGTGCCCTGTTGGAATATGCCTGTGCTCATTTTTATACCATGCAGCATCAAACCATCGAGGATCTACACAGG GAGCTTTTGAGGGAGTTTGCAGAGTCCAATGGAAACGCCCTGGTGTCAATCGTCAACTCCAGCCAACCGAACCAGTCCGTAGAGGTGGGCACCACTGCAGAGGAGCCGGCTGAGGAGCCAGCGAAGGGCGACGCTAATAACCCCGCAGCTTCGACGGAAAAAGCGCAGAGTCAGGGCTGCGGCTTGTCGTCTGTGAAAGACGCCTCACGCAGAGCAGCCGCTGTCTTCATTGTGGAAAATCCACACAACATCGATCGCCACTCCCGTACCGCTTTCCCCACAGCGTTcctctttgtcaatattctgtaTTGGCTCTATTATCTCTTTCTCTGA
- the foxi3b gene encoding forkhead box protein I3b isoform X1: MMSSFETQNQSPPRCGPQFPSLGQEPPELSMYGECYYPPPSLPSPQRTAPSSYELSDYTTSSPNPYLWFNSPGINSSSYLSSNGPPGNPGPPFVPQHYGMQRPYLGPAGPGGPGGELSWFSLPSQEDLMKLVRPPYSYSALIAMAIHGAPDKRLTLSQIYQYVADNFPFYNKSKAGWQNSIRHNLSLNDCFKKVPRDEDDPGKGNYWTLDPNCEKMFDNGNFRRKRKRKSDSLNSGDGASGPPESGDSERGSPKHPALTMSPTPDRIPSPSLSGPTPCLSSFLSEMSTVSTGATNEVGGDGLTRPLQINLPLDGPHRPTQPGNFSNYSSNSGVSEWVPQVPAPSVLTSSPSHSSLGYSSPILSQYTGSSGHFYPTLSSTGIIYHRDGTEV, from the exons ATGATGTCTTCATTTGAGACCCAGAACCAGTCACCTCCTCGTTGTGGTCCTCAGTTTCCAAGTTTAGGACAGGAACCTCCAGAGCTCAGCATGTATGGTGAATGCTACTACCCTCCTCCATCCCTGCCGAGTCCTCAGCGGACAGCTCCTTCTTCCTATGAACTGAGTGACTACACCACCTCATCTCCAAATCCGTACCTGTGGTTCAACAGCCCCGGGATCAACTCCTCTTCGTACCTGTCCAGCAATGGCCCTCCAGGGAATCCAGGCCCACCATTTGTACCTCAGCACTACGGCATGCAGAGACCCTACCTGGGACCAGCTGGACCCGGTGGTCCAGGGGGGGAACTAAGCTGGTTCTCACTTCCCTCACAAGAAGACCTGATGAAGCTGGTCAGACCACCTTATTCCTACTCTGCTCTGATTGCAATGGCTATCCATGGAGCACCAGACAAGAGACTGACACTGAGTCAGATTTACCAGTATGTTGCTGATAACTTTCCTTTTTATAACAAGAGTAAAGCTGGCTGGCAGAATTCCATCAGACACAACCTGTCACTCAACGACTGCTTCAAAAAAGTGCCAAGAGACGAGGACGATCCAG GTAAAGGCAACTACTGGACACTTGACCCGAACTGTGAGAAGATGTTTGACAATGGAAACTTTCGCCGTAAAAGGAAGAGAAAGTCTGACTCCCTCAACAGTGGTGACGGCGCTTCAGGGCCCCCAGAGTCAGGAGACAGTGAAAGGGGAAGCCCCAAACACCCTGCTCTTACCATGTCGCCGACACCGGACAGAATCCCCTCCCCTTCACTGTCAGGTCCCACGCCATGCCTGAGCAGCTTCTTGTCTGAAATGTCTACAGTTTCTACTGGAGCAACAAACGAGGTTGGGGGAGATGGGTTGACCAGGCCGCTGCAGATTAACCTTCCTCTAGATGGACCGCATAGACCCACCCAGCCAGGAAACTTTAGCAACTATTCCTCCAACTCAGGTGTCTCAGAGTGGGTACCACAGGTACCAGCTCCCTCTGTGCTCACATCCTCACCGTCCCACTCTTCTTTAGGTTACTCTAGCCCCATTCTGAGCCAGTACACTGGGTCCAGTGGGCATTTCTATCCTACTCTGAGCTCCACTGGAATCATATATCATCGAGACGGCACAGAGGTTTAA
- the foxi3b gene encoding forkhead box protein I3b isoform X2 translates to MYGECYYPPPSLPSPQRTAPSSYELSDYTTSSPNPYLWFNSPGINSSSYLSSNGPPGNPGPPFVPQHYGMQRPYLGPAGPGGPGGELSWFSLPSQEDLMKLVRPPYSYSALIAMAIHGAPDKRLTLSQIYQYVADNFPFYNKSKAGWQNSIRHNLSLNDCFKKVPRDEDDPGKGNYWTLDPNCEKMFDNGNFRRKRKRKSDSLNSGDGASGPPESGDSERGSPKHPALTMSPTPDRIPSPSLSGPTPCLSSFLSEMSTVSTGATNEVGGDGLTRPLQINLPLDGPHRPTQPGNFSNYSSNSGVSEWVPQVPAPSVLTSSPSHSSLGYSSPILSQYTGSSGHFYPTLSSTGIIYHRDGTEV, encoded by the exons ATGTATGGTGAATGCTACTACCCTCCTCCATCCCTGCCGAGTCCTCAGCGGACAGCTCCTTCTTCCTATGAACTGAGTGACTACACCACCTCATCTCCAAATCCGTACCTGTGGTTCAACAGCCCCGGGATCAACTCCTCTTCGTACCTGTCCAGCAATGGCCCTCCAGGGAATCCAGGCCCACCATTTGTACCTCAGCACTACGGCATGCAGAGACCCTACCTGGGACCAGCTGGACCCGGTGGTCCAGGGGGGGAACTAAGCTGGTTCTCACTTCCCTCACAAGAAGACCTGATGAAGCTGGTCAGACCACCTTATTCCTACTCTGCTCTGATTGCAATGGCTATCCATGGAGCACCAGACAAGAGACTGACACTGAGTCAGATTTACCAGTATGTTGCTGATAACTTTCCTTTTTATAACAAGAGTAAAGCTGGCTGGCAGAATTCCATCAGACACAACCTGTCACTCAACGACTGCTTCAAAAAAGTGCCAAGAGACGAGGACGATCCAG GTAAAGGCAACTACTGGACACTTGACCCGAACTGTGAGAAGATGTTTGACAATGGAAACTTTCGCCGTAAAAGGAAGAGAAAGTCTGACTCCCTCAACAGTGGTGACGGCGCTTCAGGGCCCCCAGAGTCAGGAGACAGTGAAAGGGGAAGCCCCAAACACCCTGCTCTTACCATGTCGCCGACACCGGACAGAATCCCCTCCCCTTCACTGTCAGGTCCCACGCCATGCCTGAGCAGCTTCTTGTCTGAAATGTCTACAGTTTCTACTGGAGCAACAAACGAGGTTGGGGGAGATGGGTTGACCAGGCCGCTGCAGATTAACCTTCCTCTAGATGGACCGCATAGACCCACCCAGCCAGGAAACTTTAGCAACTATTCCTCCAACTCAGGTGTCTCAGAGTGGGTACCACAGGTACCAGCTCCCTCTGTGCTCACATCCTCACCGTCCCACTCTTCTTTAGGTTACTCTAGCCCCATTCTGAGCCAGTACACTGGGTCCAGTGGGCATTTCTATCCTACTCTGAGCTCCACTGGAATCATATATCATCGAGACGGCACAGAGGTTTAA
- the syce3 gene encoding synaptonemal complex central element protein 3, with amino-acid sequence MEDSSCPMVPSRSSTDMYELNKDLERVIEDVENISVQLTWMAYDMVTLRTGFVGEACMRELEEAYSRCRAAVFGETGAEKADSSESQTVD; translated from the exons ATGGAGGATTCATCATGTCCCATGGTGCCTTCACGGAGCAGCACCGACATGTATGAACTGAATAAGGATTTGGAGAGAGTGATTGAGGATGTTGAGAACATATCAG TGCAGCTGACCTGGATGGCTTATGACATGGTGACGCTGCGAACCGGTTTCGTGGGGGAAGCGTGTATGCGGGAGCTGGAGGAGGCGTACAGCAGATGCAGGGCGGCTGTCTTTGGGGAAACTGGTGCTGAGAAAGCTGACTCATCAGAAAGTCAAACTGTAGATTAA